One window of Triticum dicoccoides isolate Atlit2015 ecotype Zavitan chromosome 5A, WEW_v2.0, whole genome shotgun sequence genomic DNA carries:
- the LOC119300890 gene encoding non-structural maintenance of chromosomes element 1 homolog: MAPLSWRHHTLLQALLSRGPLSERDFHALFTAISGGKNPATHQQLFTDTLMKINNELGYLQFDLRACINQYDGTVYYGVVNNISDEESKLGSKYSVPQIAFYKGLLEAIVHEAGNDGSITSIEALNVRIDNQVVIADGTQDTQSRLPSSITNFLFSQKEKTLTELIQDRWLAYTSEGKIGLGIRSFLDLRSWFRSNDIPSCEVCNEAGIKASTCSKEGCNVRIHIYCLKKKFPQRKASRACPQCATEWPQQEGEDEGDEEANEPGGEGQEGPSADPPSRRKRRVKAELAEEAEEAGPSTAVPRRSSRMAKAEEAASADASQPARSSKRRKK, translated from the exons ATGGCGCCGCTCTCATGGCGGCACCATACGCTGCTGCAGGCGCTGCTCTCCCGTGGACCGCTCTCGGAGCGAGACTTCCACGCCCTCTTCACCGCCATCTCCGGCGGCAAGAACCCCG CCACTCACCAGCAACTATTCACTGATACACTTATGAAGATCAACAATGAGCTAGGGTATCTACAATTTGATCTGCGAGCATGTATAAACCAGTATGATGGAACAGTTTATTATGGAGTGGTCAACAACATTTCTGATGAAGAATCGAAGCTTGGCTCCAAGTATTCTGTACCACAGATTGCATTCTACAAGGGACTG TTAGAAGCAATAGTTCATGAAGCTGGAAATGATGGGAGCATAACTAGTATTGAAGCTCTCAACGTCCGGATTGACAACCAG GTCGTGATTGCGGATGGTACACAAGACACTCAATCTCGTCTTCCTTCTTCTATCACAAACTTCTTGTTCTCTCAAAAGGAAAAGACTCTTACTGAACTGATACAAGATCGTTGGCTGGCGTACACCTCAGAGGGCAAGATTGGTCTTGGTATCAGATCATTTCTTGATCTCCGGAGCTGGTTTCGCAGCAATGATATCCCATCATGCGAGGTTTGCAATGAAGCTGGTATAAAG GCATCAACTTGTTCCAAGGAAGGATGCAATGTGAGAATCCATATCTACTGTCTGAAGAAGAAATTTCCACAGCGGAAG GCCTCGAGAGCTTGTCCCCAGTGTGCCACTGAATGGCCCCAGCAGGAAGGCGAGGACGAGGGTGACGAGGAAGCGAACGAGCCCGGCGGGGAAGGTCAGGAGGGCCCATCGGCTGACCCTCCTTCGAGGAGGAAACGCAGAGTCAAGGCTGAACTGGCGGAGGAAGCTGAAGAAGCAGgcccgtcgaccgcggtgcccaggagAAGTTCGAGGATGGCCAAAGCCGAGGAGGCAGCGTCTGCAGATGCTTCACAGCCGGCCAGGTCCTCAAAGAGAAGGAAGAAATGA